The Geotalea uraniireducens Rf4 genome window below encodes:
- a CDS encoding HAMP domain-containing protein: protein MKIKFFLPKFSLVQKLVAGYVAMAFFTTASLIFSIMGLYSLHSIAREIARNDLVIINSTNKLRESLLAQERYAGKYAILKSPEFIELFSRREAEFLDILQKLRQNKQNQDIVPLAQLYQNYRTNTYRLFQGKTSDPLPIKSAAQKIFNAIDTIYKNRQNQLNAKLETADEKESSTIRWTLILSFTGFSLAIVVAAFFIYNISSAIRRLKKATHRIAEGDFDYDPQIRPGDEIGDLAGDFISMAAKLKVLEQISLDASPLTRLPGNIAIERVLNRRLQEGIPFAVCYADLDNLKAYNDHYGYIKASEVIRRAGEIIYEAVKSTAEANAFVGHIGGDDFVMVIDMENAAAACEAVIEKFDAEIRNHYTPEDLSRGSIDAVDRYGVPRVFPIMTISIAVTICRQGEYDSAVEIAKAATEIKDYVKGMPGSNYLINRRKIKR, encoded by the coding sequence ATGAAGATCAAATTTTTTCTACCCAAATTTTCACTTGTACAGAAGCTCGTCGCCGGCTACGTCGCGATGGCATTTTTCACCACGGCGTCTCTCATATTCTCGATAATGGGGTTGTACTCCCTCCATTCGATAGCCAGAGAGATTGCCAGAAATGACCTGGTGATTATCAATTCAACCAACAAGCTGCGTGAGTCTTTGCTGGCCCAGGAACGCTATGCGGGCAAATATGCTATCCTGAAGAGTCCCGAATTCATTGAACTTTTCAGCCGCAGAGAAGCCGAGTTTCTCGATATCCTGCAAAAACTCAGACAGAACAAACAGAATCAGGATATAGTGCCTCTTGCCCAATTGTATCAAAACTATCGAACCAATACCTACCGTTTGTTTCAGGGGAAGACCAGCGATCCTCTTCCCATAAAATCAGCGGCGCAAAAGATATTCAACGCCATCGATACAATCTACAAAAATCGACAGAACCAACTGAACGCCAAGCTCGAAACCGCTGACGAAAAGGAAAGCTCGACAATCAGATGGACGCTCATTCTCTCTTTTACCGGCTTCTCCCTTGCAATCGTCGTGGCGGCCTTCTTCATCTACAATATTTCGAGTGCCATAAGAAGGCTGAAGAAGGCAACACACCGCATCGCAGAAGGTGATTTCGATTACGATCCTCAAATCCGGCCTGGTGATGAAATCGGCGATCTGGCCGGGGATTTCATCAGCATGGCAGCAAAGCTCAAGGTTCTGGAACAGATAAGCCTTGACGCCAGTCCGTTGACGAGGCTTCCCGGCAACATTGCCATTGAAAGGGTCCTGAACAGAAGATTACAGGAAGGTATCCCTTTCGCCGTCTGTTACGCCGACCTGGACAACCTGAAGGCGTACAACGATCACTACGGTTACATAAAGGCAAGCGAAGTGATTAGAAGAGCAGGCGAAATCATATACGAGGCGGTCAAGTCGACTGCCGAAGCAAACGCCTTTGTCGGCCATATCGGCGGAGATGATTTTGTCATGGTAATCGACATGGAAAACGCAGCCGCAGCATGTGAAGCAGTGATAGAAAAATTCGACGCCGAGATACGCAACCACTACACACCGGAAGACCTGAGCAGAGGCTCGATTGACGCGGTAGACCGCTATGGGGTGCCGCGCGTATTCCCGATAATGACCATATCGATTGCCGTCACTATCTGCCGACAGGGCGAATATGACTCTGCCGTCGAGATCGCGAAAGCCGCTACCGAAATTAAAGATTATGTAAAAGGAATGCCGGGGAGCAATTATCTGATCAACCGGCGTAAGATCAAACGATGA
- a CDS encoding DUF4124 domain-containing protein has product MKKLLPALILTVLLFNVAAQAATYEWLDEKGVLHFTDDPDRIPAKYLKRVKERDSVKGEVSKPALPPVTESAAPAASDDTDNGSRLFGGYGEDWWRSGFATLRAEIKSLEDGLTVKRENLNVARRKRVIYQRGSDRVSFNDLNDEIKRDEAKIIELQEKLNALDVEAARVGVPLGWRQ; this is encoded by the coding sequence ATGAAGAAGCTTTTACCGGCATTGATTTTAACGGTACTCTTGTTCAATGTGGCGGCGCAGGCAGCAACCTACGAGTGGCTGGACGAAAAGGGTGTCCTACATTTCACCGATGATCCCGACAGGATTCCGGCAAAGTACCTGAAACGGGTTAAGGAAAGGGATTCCGTCAAGGGGGAGGTGTCAAAACCAGCCTTGCCGCCTGTTACGGAAAGCGCGGCCCCTGCCGCATCCGATGATACGGATAATGGAAGCAGGCTCTTTGGCGGTTACGGAGAGGATTGGTGGCGGTCCGGCTTTGCGACTCTCCGTGCAGAAATTAAAAGCCTTGAGGATGGTCTGACGGTAAAGAGGGAGAACTTGAATGTTGCGCGGCGTAAGAGGGTTATATATCAGCGCGGGAGCGACCGGGTCTCTTTTAATGATCTGAATGACGAAATTAAACGGGATGAGGCTAAAATAATAGAACTGCAGGAAAAGCTCAACGCCCTCGATGTGGAGGCGGCAAGGGTCGGCGTTCCGTTGGGATGGCGGCAGTAA
- a CDS encoding cytochrome c3 family protein: MQLRLTILTFLFVLSAPLVLFAKETKDVQFRLENAEPVVFSHDIHLKKYNNNCRICHNAIFNLKKRQHYTMAEMEKTKSCGACHSGVKAFSVADEKDCVRCHKGKPRNITYKVKGATEAMFSHAVHIAKTGGKCKSCHNGKIITGKDGRVTMAQMEKGKTCGACHNGAKAFTVAGNCGKCHKGMTPKDIAFKTKGISGATFSHTFHTGVYSCKDCHTKIFPFKAGAKHFTMGDMDKGKSCGACHNGKDAFASSGDCEKCHTGFKPGNITFKTESGDAKFSHEFHLGMYKCTDCHTKLFPFKAGAKHFTMTQMEEGKSCGTCHNSKDAFSVKGDCEKCHKM; encoded by the coding sequence ATGCAGCTTCGTCTCACCATCCTTACATTTCTTTTTGTTTTATCGGCACCGCTCGTCCTCTTCGCCAAGGAGACCAAGGATGTCCAGTTTCGGCTTGAAAACGCCGAACCGGTTGTGTTCAGCCATGATATCCATTTAAAGAAATATAACAACAATTGCAGAATTTGCCACAACGCAATTTTCAACCTTAAAAAACGCCAGCATTACACCATGGCCGAGATGGAGAAGACCAAATCATGCGGCGCCTGCCACTCCGGCGTCAAGGCTTTCAGCGTTGCCGACGAAAAGGACTGCGTCCGTTGCCATAAAGGCAAGCCGCGCAACATTACCTACAAGGTTAAAGGTGCAACCGAGGCCATGTTCAGCCATGCGGTGCATATTGCCAAAACCGGCGGCAAATGTAAAAGCTGCCACAACGGCAAAATCATCACCGGCAAGGATGGCCGCGTAACAATGGCGCAGATGGAAAAAGGAAAGACCTGCGGCGCCTGCCATAACGGCGCGAAGGCCTTCACGGTAGCAGGTAACTGCGGCAAGTGTCACAAGGGAATGACACCAAAGGATATCGCCTTCAAAACCAAGGGAATCAGCGGCGCAACCTTCAGCCACACTTTCCACACCGGCGTTTACAGCTGTAAAGACTGCCACACCAAGATCTTCCCATTCAAAGCCGGAGCAAAGCATTTCACCATGGGTGATATGGACAAAGGCAAATCGTGCGGCGCTTGCCACAACGGCAAAGATGCATTTGCCTCCAGTGGCGACTGCGAAAAATGCCATACCGGTTTCAAACCAGGTAACATTACTTTCAAGACCGAATCCGGAGATGCCAAATTCAGCCATGAATTCCACCTCGGCATGTATAAATGCACCGACTGCCACACCAAACTGTTCCCCTTCAAGGCGGGAGCAAAACACTTCACCATGACGCAGATGGAAGAGGGAAAATCGTGCGGTACCTGCCACAATTCGAAGGATGCTTTTAGCGTAAAGGGTGACTGTGAAAAATGCCACAAAATGTAA
- a CDS encoding AMIN domain-containing protein gives MQKLKILTVILTMFLTVPGFSIVASAEPVQPVLQKIQVTGTGKDTRIDIVADKPLTYTYYKMPDLLKVVIDLALVDPGSVAPVTVNSGLISKITVEKKAISNFSLTRVVINLKNDAEFAVLTDQADKGKIQVSFGKTSPSTNREISKKTGVDKAKTEGDAATIDKTPLSSVAITTQPAAIIATAPAAEAVLHQPVAAVPALTGKEQQSDGENATTDKSAVVIAETKTGQAASLQRTESATFRSKAVLLPVVPQKIPSGPISAVKVNKDNLVIVTGSGVADYNAFTLTNPGRLVIDLPLAKCSILAKDMPVKRFGIAKARVGTYPDKVRLVFDAAGKTFPAYKIEKTGKGLKVTFPALKKG, from the coding sequence ATGCAAAAATTGAAAATTTTGACTGTCATACTGACGATGTTTCTCACAGTTCCCGGTTTTAGTATTGTCGCATCAGCAGAACCGGTGCAGCCTGTCCTCCAAAAAATACAGGTAACCGGGACGGGCAAAGATACCCGGATTGATATCGTTGCCGACAAACCGCTCACCTACACCTATTACAAAATGCCCGACCTGCTCAAGGTGGTAATCGATCTGGCGCTCGTTGATCCCGGATCGGTTGCCCCTGTTACAGTCAATTCAGGGTTGATTTCGAAAATAACAGTGGAAAAGAAAGCCATCTCGAATTTCTCCCTCACCCGGGTGGTAATCAATCTGAAAAATGACGCCGAGTTTGCGGTGCTGACGGATCAGGCAGACAAAGGTAAAATACAGGTTTCTTTCGGCAAGACATCCCCTTCCACTAACAGGGAAATATCCAAAAAGACCGGGGTAGATAAAGCCAAGACGGAAGGGGATGCGGCAACCATTGATAAAACGCCGCTATCCTCAGTTGCAATCACAACCCAACCGGCAGCCATCATCGCAACCGCTCCTGCCGCAGAAGCGGTTCTGCATCAACCGGTAGCGGCAGTACCAGCGTTGACTGGCAAAGAGCAGCAATCCGACGGGGAAAATGCAACAACTGACAAATCCGCTGTAGTGATTGCGGAGACAAAGACTGGGCAAGCTGCGTCACTGCAACGGACAGAGTCAGCGACTTTCAGATCCAAGGCGGTTTTGCTGCCTGTCGTACCGCAGAAAATTCCGTCAGGACCGATCAGCGCAGTCAAGGTAAACAAGGACAACCTTGTGATTGTCACCGGCTCCGGAGTTGCTGACTACAACGCCTTCACCCTGACTAATCCCGGACGGCTCGTCATCGATCTGCCGCTGGCAAAGTGCTCCATCCTTGCCAAGGATATGCCGGTGAAACGTTTCGGCATAGCAAAAGCCCGTGTCGGCACCTACCCCGACAAAGTCCGGCTGGTTTTCGATGCTGCAGGAAAAACATTTCCTGCATACAAGATCGAGAAGACCGGCAAAGGCTTGAAAGTCACATTTCCTGCTCTCAAAAAAGGATAG
- a CDS encoding Hsp70 family protein has product MSRIIGIDLGTTNTVVAILDNGRPVVIPNGDGENLTPSVVAFTDDGMLAGKGALHQAIGNPEGTIVSVKRYMGSLQRFHAGGNVYTPAGISGMILRKVVGDVEAYLGERIEKVVITVPAYFNNEQREATKEAGIVAGLDVVRIINEPTAAALAYGLDKEEIHTVLVWDLGGGTFDVSVLELGQGIFEVMAVNGDTHLGGDDWDQRIVKHLAGIIHLETGIDPLRDKAALSFLRETAELAKKKLSREMVAEITIPLNALTGGDARDGSILPIRLSREDFEELTDSLLRKLVGPTLQALSDARLRFEDIDRVILVGGSTRMPAVLELAKNLFGDSKICHDGINPDEVVAIGAAIQGGIIAGEFSDVVLLDVTPLSLGIETQGGTFTRIVDRNTTVPVSRNRIFTTAADNQTSVSIHVLQGEKETAGDNMSLGIFELADIPPEPKGDPKIEVTFTINVDGILQVSAADLRTGNEQRIEITAISSFPFE; this is encoded by the coding sequence ATGTCCAGGATAATCGGTATCGATCTGGGGACCACCAATACGGTTGTTGCCATTCTCGATAATGGACGCCCTGTGGTTATTCCCAATGGGGACGGTGAAAATCTGACCCCTTCGGTGGTGGCCTTCACGGATGACGGGATGCTGGCGGGAAAGGGTGCTTTGCACCAGGCGATCGGCAATCCCGAGGGGACCATCGTCTCGGTCAAGAGGTATATGGGCTCATTGCAAAGGTTTCATGCGGGGGGAAATGTTTACACACCGGCAGGGATATCGGGGATGATCCTTCGCAAAGTTGTCGGAGATGTGGAAGCGTATCTGGGGGAAAGGATAGAGAAGGTTGTGATCACGGTCCCCGCCTATTTCAACAACGAACAGCGCGAAGCCACAAAGGAAGCCGGGATCGTGGCCGGCCTGGATGTGGTAAGGATAATCAACGAGCCGACCGCCGCAGCTTTAGCCTATGGGCTGGACAAGGAGGAGATCCATACGGTACTCGTCTGGGATTTGGGTGGCGGTACATTCGATGTTTCCGTCCTGGAACTTGGCCAAGGGATATTCGAGGTCATGGCGGTCAACGGTGATACCCATCTGGGCGGGGATGACTGGGATCAAAGGATCGTCAAGCATCTGGCCGGAATCATACATCTGGAGACCGGAATCGATCCTTTGAGAGATAAAGCGGCCTTATCGTTCCTGAGAGAGACGGCGGAACTCGCTAAGAAAAAGCTGTCTCGTGAAATGGTTGCTGAGATAACCATTCCCCTTAACGCCCTGACGGGGGGAGATGCCAGGGATGGGAGTATATTGCCTATACGCCTTTCGCGGGAAGATTTCGAGGAATTAACCGACTCTCTCCTCCGAAAGCTGGTAGGGCCCACCCTGCAGGCGCTTTCCGATGCCAGGCTCAGGTTCGAGGATATCGACAGGGTTATTCTCGTTGGTGGTTCGACCCGGATGCCCGCGGTGCTGGAACTTGCAAAGAATTTGTTCGGCGATTCGAAGATTTGCCATGACGGCATTAACCCTGACGAGGTGGTAGCCATTGGCGCTGCGATACAGGGAGGGATCATTGCCGGTGAGTTCAGCGACGTCGTTTTGCTGGACGTCACGCCGCTCTCCCTGGGGATTGAGACCCAAGGAGGGACATTTACCAGGATCGTCGACAGAAATACCACAGTTCCCGTCTCAAGAAACAGGATATTTACAACCGCTGCCGATAACCAGACGTCGGTCAGTATCCACGTCCTTCAGGGAGAGAAAGAGACTGCCGGTGATAATATGAGTCTCGGCATTTTTGAGCTTGCGGACATCCCTCCTGAACCGAAGGGGGATCCGAAGATAGAGGTGACATTCACTATTAACGTCGACGGCATTCTCCAGGTTTCTGCTGCCGACCTTCGCACCGGGAATGAGCAAAGAATAGAAATAACCGCTATTTCCAGCTTCCCATTTGAATAA
- a CDS encoding gas vesicle protein — protein sequence MEHASKGNITLVDVLERVLDKGVVVDADLVISIAGIPLVGVNLRAAVAGMETMTKYGVMEEWDKEIRATEEPCPG from the coding sequence ATGGAACATGCAAGCAAAGGAAATATTACGCTGGTTGATGTGCTGGAGAGGGTCCTCGACAAGGGGGTCGTAGTGGATGCGGACCTGGTTATCTCCATTGCGGGCATCCCCTTGGTCGGCGTCAACCTGAGGGCAGCCGTGGCCGGAATGGAAACGATGACCAAATATGGCGTCATGGAGGAGTGGGACAAGGAAATTCGGGCTACGGAGGAACCATGTCCAGGATAA
- a CDS encoding GvpL/GvpF family gas vesicle protein: MEGRYIYCVAEGDEEISLGRIGIDGSEVYTVHFEGLSAIVHNYQGDPPDCWERESMIGWVVSHQKVVETAWRRFGTILPVRFHTVIKGGADDLNGWLGGNHGELRKSIGRLRGREEYGVQVFWDEDLVAGRLVDSVPALRELKAKTEGGTGAAYMHGQLLEKALKREMAREKERYFENIYQRIEELAERIIIEEVKAADNGVRMIMNLSVLVPGERRDEMTAELEIINLREGIAVRPTGPWPPYSFVDM; this comes from the coding sequence ATGGAAGGTAGATATATCTATTGCGTGGCGGAGGGGGACGAGGAAATTTCGCTCGGAAGGATCGGGATAGATGGGAGCGAGGTCTATACTGTTCATTTTGAAGGCCTGTCTGCGATTGTCCATAATTACCAGGGAGACCCGCCCGATTGTTGGGAGAGAGAAAGTATGATCGGCTGGGTCGTCTCCCACCAGAAGGTGGTTGAAACGGCATGGAGGCGGTTCGGAACAATCCTCCCGGTAAGATTCCATACCGTCATCAAGGGGGGGGCGGATGATCTCAATGGATGGCTGGGGGGAAACCACGGGGAACTGCGAAAAAGTATCGGCCGGTTGAGGGGCAGGGAAGAATACGGTGTCCAGGTATTCTGGGACGAGGATCTTGTTGCAGGAAGGCTTGTGGATAGTGTGCCGGCCCTCAGGGAACTCAAGGCGAAGACGGAGGGTGGGACAGGAGCGGCTTACATGCATGGCCAGCTCCTGGAAAAGGCGTTAAAGCGCGAGATGGCAAGGGAGAAGGAAAGGTATTTCGAGAATATCTACCAGAGGATCGAGGAGCTGGCGGAACGGATAATCATTGAAGAGGTGAAGGCGGCAGATAACGGCGTACGGATGATCATGAACCTGTCGGTCCTGGTCCCCGGGGAAAGGCGTGATGAGATGACAGCGGAACTGGAGATCATCAACCTCAGGGAAGGTATCGCAGTACGCCCTACCGGCCCCTGGCCGCCGTACAGCTTTGTCGACATGTGA
- a CDS encoding gas vesicle protein K gives MNIDIEQDNLKQGVLGLVLALVEIIRDLLKTQAVRRMENGSLNAEEVERLGKSLMEFDRVVEQIKEDNGVTEAVRSVRDSLDNLVEGVLGGDLHGR, from the coding sequence ATGAATATCGACATCGAGCAGGACAATCTCAAGCAGGGGGTTCTGGGGCTCGTCCTTGCCCTGGTGGAGATAATCAGGGATCTTCTCAAGACCCAGGCCGTAAGGCGGATGGAAAACGGAAGCCTGAACGCGGAGGAGGTGGAAAGGCTGGGAAAGTCCCTCATGGAGTTTGACAGGGTCGTGGAACAGATAAAAGAGGATAACGGTGTTACCGAGGCGGTCAGGTCTGTGAGGGATAGTCTGGACAACCTGGTGGAAGGGGTGCTTGGCGGAGACTTGCATGGAAGGTAG
- a CDS encoding gas vesicle protein, producing the protein MAIEGTINNSASLLDVLDRILDKGIVINADIAISIVGTELLSIKIRASIASFEVAARYGLAFPSGINLEAPAWKEGITTKETCPECGKRVSVDELIAAGCPWCGWESARAKIAAHTTDYSL; encoded by the coding sequence ATGGCCATAGAAGGGACAATAAACAACAGCGCTTCCTTGCTGGATGTGCTCGACAGGATCCTGGACAAGGGAATAGTCATCAATGCGGACATTGCCATATCCATTGTCGGGACTGAACTCCTCAGCATCAAGATCAGGGCGAGCATTGCCTCTTTTGAGGTAGCGGCCAGGTATGGTCTGGCGTTTCCTTCAGGGATCAATCTTGAGGCTCCTGCCTGGAAAGAGGGGATCACGACCAAGGAAACCTGCCCCGAATGCGGAAAGAGGGTTTCTGTGGATGAACTGATCGCCGCAGGTTGTCCCTGGTGCGGTTGGGAGAGCGCCAGGGCGAAGATTGCAGCCCATACAACCGACTATAGTCTCTAG
- a CDS encoding ArsA family ATPase, whose amino-acid sequence MANSKLLDNPALRLIMFGGKGGCGKTTSAAAASIYLARLRPGKKVVLISLDPAHSLGDCFERSVGGDITRVDELDNLWLLEMDARKLFQDFRKKYEGVMKKLAERGTYFDREDVEGFFSLSLPGLDEVMAVIEVVRLLKSGEFDLIVLDTAPTGHTLRLLALPAQMKKWIAVFDLMQEKHRLLLRRFKGRYVRDATDEFLKTMTDDLDRVDSLLKDGMMTEFVPVTIPEPAAIEETGRLLASLKEYRIAVRSLIVNRVVEGGDCPFCSSRRKGIEGYLAEIGERFADCNLVFAPLIHHEINGFENLCKFAELLFAPVKIAAPAGKDVASPPVPPDYTLAAFRNAIAELARKPGLEFLLFGGKGGVGKTTMAASTALYMARENPERKILILSTDPAHSLSDCFDRTIGNAVTPIIDSSAGGHLFALEMDASRMLNVFQKEYCADIEAVFSPFVAGGGDIAFDKEVMLGLIELSPPGLDEIMGLKKMLELRGAYDLFVIDTAPTGHALRFLETPEIVLEWLKAILRLLLKYKEIVRLGCAAEGIMNLLRDVKNVKKALTDSLQTEFVAVTIPESLAILETERLLSGIRRLGIPSRHIIVNMVTPPAGCRCCKGEQEKYLRQVTAKWGNDYDVAVVPLFLSPVKGVEALGQLTGA is encoded by the coding sequence GTGGCTAACTCCAAGCTCCTTGATAACCCGGCTCTCCGGCTGATAATGTTCGGCGGAAAGGGGGGGTGCGGAAAAACCACATCTGCAGCTGCTGCGTCCATATACCTGGCGCGGCTCAGGCCCGGGAAAAAGGTGGTTCTCATTTCCCTCGATCCGGCTCATTCTCTGGGCGACTGTTTCGAGAGGAGCGTCGGGGGGGATATCACACGGGTCGATGAGCTTGATAATCTCTGGCTGCTGGAGATGGACGCTCGCAAGCTCTTCCAGGACTTCAGAAAAAAATACGAAGGGGTGATGAAAAAGCTGGCGGAAAGGGGGACCTATTTTGACCGGGAAGACGTCGAAGGGTTCTTTTCCCTGTCGCTGCCGGGGCTTGACGAGGTGATGGCGGTCATTGAAGTGGTCAGGCTTTTGAAGTCCGGCGAATTCGACCTGATTGTCCTCGATACCGCGCCGACCGGCCACACGCTGAGGCTTTTGGCCCTCCCGGCCCAGATGAAGAAATGGATTGCCGTTTTTGACCTGATGCAGGAGAAGCACCGTTTACTCCTGAGACGATTCAAGGGACGGTACGTGAGGGACGCGACGGATGAGTTCCTGAAGACGATGACGGACGACCTGGACCGAGTGGATTCCCTTCTCAAGGACGGCATGATGACCGAATTTGTCCCGGTGACTATCCCCGAACCGGCGGCGATCGAAGAAACCGGCAGGCTGCTGGCATCCCTGAAGGAGTATAGGATAGCGGTGCGGAGCCTGATCGTCAATCGCGTCGTCGAGGGAGGGGACTGTCCGTTCTGTTCTTCGCGAAGGAAAGGGATCGAAGGGTATCTGGCGGAAATCGGAGAGAGGTTCGCCGACTGCAATCTCGTGTTCGCCCCTCTTATCCACCATGAAATCAACGGATTTGAAAACCTGTGCAAATTTGCGGAGCTTCTCTTTGCGCCGGTAAAAATCGCGGCTCCGGCCGGGAAAGATGTTGCCTCACCACCCGTTCCCCCCGACTATACCCTTGCGGCTTTTCGCAATGCCATAGCGGAGCTTGCGCGCAAACCCGGTCTGGAGTTTCTTCTCTTCGGCGGCAAGGGAGGAGTCGGCAAGACCACTATGGCCGCATCGACAGCGCTTTATATGGCAAGGGAAAATCCGGAGAGGAAGATCCTGATACTTTCCACGGATCCCGCACATTCGTTGTCGGACTGTTTCGACCGCACGATAGGAAATGCCGTCACGCCGATCATCGACTCATCGGCGGGGGGACATCTCTTCGCACTGGAGATGGACGCCTCCCGCATGCTTAACGTATTCCAGAAAGAATACTGCGCGGACATCGAGGCGGTTTTCTCCCCCTTCGTCGCCGGAGGGGGAGATATCGCCTTTGACAAAGAGGTGATGCTGGGGCTTATCGAGCTTTCCCCCCCGGGACTGGACGAGATCATGGGCCTGAAGAAGATGCTCGAACTGAGAGGGGCGTACGACCTGTTCGTTATCGATACTGCGCCCACCGGTCATGCGCTCCGTTTCCTCGAAACCCCAGAGATCGTCCTTGAATGGTTGAAGGCGATCCTCAGGCTGCTGCTTAAATACAAGGAGATCGTCCGGCTTGGTTGTGCCGCCGAAGGGATCATGAATCTGCTCAGGGATGTAAAGAATGTGAAAAAGGCCCTTACCGACTCCCTGCAAACTGAATTTGTTGCCGTTACCATTCCGGAATCCCTTGCCATCCTTGAAACGGAACGCCTCCTTTCCGGCATCAGGAGATTGGGTATCCCGTCAAGGCATATAATCGTCAACATGGTGACCCCTCCTGCCGGATGCCGCTGCTGCAAGGGAGAGCAGGAAAAGTATCTGCGGCAGGTGACGGCAAAGTGGGGGAATGACTACGACGTTGCTGTTGTGCCGCTGTTTCTGAGTCCGGTCAAGGGGGTGGAAGCCCTTGGTCAACTGACGGGTGCGTAA
- the gvpO gene encoding gas vesicle protein GvpO: MKVDSSEQPEAAKMAMSIGNIIQKARSELSVLTGLELSSTLKTAKDEMGWRVSVELVEKRVIPDNMDILATYEAVLDNHGNLLEFSRKGMRRRAETLVEE, from the coding sequence ATGAAAGTCGATTCGTCTGAACAGCCGGAGGCGGCAAAAATGGCGATGTCTATCGGGAATATCATCCAGAAGGCAAGAAGTGAGCTCAGCGTTCTGACCGGCCTGGAGCTTTCATCCACGCTGAAGACTGCGAAGGATGAGATGGGATGGCGAGTGTCGGTCGAGCTGGTGGAAAAGCGCGTCATACCTGATAACATGGATATCCTTGCAACCTATGAGGCCGTACTGGATAATCACGGCAATCTGCTCGAATTCAGCCGCAAAGGGATGCGCAGGCGCGCCGAAACGTTAGTGGAAGAGTAG
- a CDS encoding gas vesicle protein GvpG: MIFLLDDILLSPIKGLVWVADKLKDMAESEMTDDSRIHEELLELQMRFELDEMTEEEYLSKEAELMARLEEIMERKEEL; the protein is encoded by the coding sequence ATGATCTTTTTGTTGGATGACATTCTCCTTTCACCCATAAAAGGGCTGGTCTGGGTAGCCGATAAACTCAAGGACATGGCTGAGTCGGAGATGACCGACGACTCCAGGATACATGAGGAACTTCTCGAACTACAGATGCGCTTTGAGCTCGATGAGATGACCGAAGAAGAGTATCTGAGCAAGGAAGCGGAACTGATGGCCAGGCTGGAAGAGATCATGGAACGTAAAGAGGAATTATGA
- a CDS encoding GvpL/GvpF family gas vesicle protein, translated as MMAKHLYCVVSRDGGDAAVSGDCAYLVPYRDIALVVKESSPINYASLPKDILVRHLANHQSLIEGIMKECTAVPIKFGTSAMDDGELLEILESGYPCFKNAIDSMAGKVEVDLIALWNDLDSTLRELGERDEIRRFKEEIATASREELREAAIELGKMVRVALEEENGRVGNEILFALKEHHLEQRIREHFDDRMLLNVAFLVESEKKNALDEQIEGLDKRYCGRINFRVIGPLPPHSFNTLEICRIGAGEIEEAMNIIGVVPGDDKDEVRKAYRKQLRKYHPDNNSGDPDAQMIFEKFSRAYKILTGCSNLAFGKDAIMVRVVE; from the coding sequence ATGATGGCAAAGCATCTTTATTGCGTTGTAAGCCGTGATGGCGGGGATGCGGCGGTTTCGGGGGATTGCGCCTATCTCGTGCCGTACCGCGACATCGCCCTGGTGGTAAAGGAATCATCACCCATAAACTACGCATCCCTTCCCAAGGATATCCTTGTCCGGCACCTGGCAAACCACCAGTCGCTGATCGAGGGGATTATGAAGGAGTGTACGGCTGTCCCGATAAAATTCGGGACATCGGCCATGGATGACGGGGAGCTTCTCGAAATACTGGAATCGGGATACCCTTGCTTCAAAAACGCGATCGACAGCATGGCGGGCAAGGTCGAGGTGGATTTGATAGCCTTGTGGAATGATCTGGATTCGACATTGAGGGAACTGGGGGAGAGAGACGAGATTCGACGGTTCAAGGAAGAGATTGCAACTGCATCCCGGGAAGAGCTTAGGGAGGCGGCCATAGAGCTGGGAAAAATGGTCAGGGTGGCCCTGGAGGAGGAGAATGGGAGGGTCGGGAACGAAATTTTGTTCGCTCTTAAGGAGCATCACCTTGAGCAGAGGATCCGCGAGCATTTCGATGACAGGATGCTGCTGAACGTGGCTTTTCTTGTGGAGAGTGAGAAGAAAAACGCGCTGGATGAGCAGATAGAAGGGCTGGATAAGAGGTATTGCGGCAGAATAAACTTCCGGGTCATAGGCCCGCTTCCTCCTCACAGCTTCAATACCCTGGAAATATGCAGAATAGGGGCCGGGGAGATTGAGGAAGCGATGAATATCATCGGCGTGGTCCCTGGAGATGATAAGGACGAGGTCAGGAAGGCATATAGGAAGCAGCTCCGGAAGTATCACCCGGACAATAATTCCGGCGACCCCGATGCGCAGATGATTTTCGAGAAGTTCAGCCGGGCATACAAAATCCTGACGGGCTGCAGCAACCTCGCTTTCGGGAAGGATGCCATAATGGTAAGGGTCGTCGAATGA